The proteins below come from a single Chryseobacterium bernardetii genomic window:
- a CDS encoding helix-turn-helix domain-containing protein encodes MNINVKVHLIPILFWFLLYIIFFITGIYKNVGIRKIYNGCLYLFMVLSWLFYTIKLYIFLNKSDYSIKSKTILSTITYILTFTACVFISYLLTVRKNTNDFKRTLIYAAFLLCIIAVIRFYNYKKKTLTSEELSEIEEPADTEPADEQYQILLNIMESEKPFLIPKLTMGDLSKVSNIPVTKLAELLAYKKHTFATFVNSYRITYAINLLSTTDLPIEDIAYRCGFNSRSTFYKQFIRITGNHPGNYRTL; translated from the coding sequence ATGAACATTAATGTAAAAGTTCATTTAATTCCCATATTATTTTGGTTCTTACTGTATATCATTTTCTTTATTACCGGAATCTATAAAAATGTAGGAATCAGAAAAATATACAATGGCTGCCTTTACTTATTTATGGTACTATCATGGCTGTTTTATACCATTAAATTATATATCTTTCTAAACAAATCTGATTACAGTATAAAATCAAAAACTATACTTTCAACAATAACCTATATATTAACCTTTACAGCTTGTGTTTTCATTTCTTATTTGCTGACTGTAAGAAAAAATACAAACGATTTTAAAAGAACTCTGATATACGCCGCTTTTCTTCTATGCATTATTGCAGTGATACGGTTTTATAACTATAAAAAGAAAACGCTCACGAGTGAAGAGCTATCAGAAATTGAAGAACCGGCTGACACAGAGCCAGCCGATGAACAATATCAGATCTTACTGAATATAATGGAATCTGAAAAACCATTTCTCATTCCTAAGCTCACTATGGGTGATTTGTCAAAGGTCAGCAATATACCAGTTACAAAGCTGGCGGAATTGCTTGCCTACAAAAAACATACCTTTGCTACTTTTGTAAACTCCTACAGAATTACCTATGCTATTAATCTTCTTTCCACCACAGACCTTCCTATTGAAGATATAGCTTACAGATGCGGATTTAATTCCCGAAGCACTTTTTATAAACAGTTTATCCGAATAACCGGAAACCATCCTGGTAATTACCGTACTTTATGA
- a CDS encoding helix-turn-helix domain-containing protein: MNTTKPDYKKIYKDILDLKYPEKEAGCRKILNKKELMPIDIIKLNQIIFGIGNKEIKSFNQQHKSYDKKSINAILDHQKKYELNNIQLAKQFNLSRNTVSRWKKLFSDSSSHDHKVR, translated from the coding sequence ATGAATACAACCAAACCTGATTATAAAAAAATATACAAAGATATATTAGACCTTAAATATCCTGAAAAGGAAGCAGGTTGCAGGAAAATATTGAACAAAAAAGAGCTGATGCCTATTGATATTATCAAACTGAACCAGATTATTTTCGGAATAGGAAATAAGGAAATAAAGTCTTTTAATCAGCAGCATAAATCATATGATAAAAAATCCATCAATGCCATACTTGATCATCAGAAAAAGTATGAGCTTAATAATATACAGCTAGCGAAACAGTTCAACCTAAGCAGAAATACAGTCTCGCGATGGAAGAAACTATTTTCAGATTCTTCTTCTCACGATCATAAAGTACGGTAA
- a CDS encoding helix-turn-helix domain-containing protein gives METINNNTTYKFKDIHIGKMIEERWSEKNINIVRTCNFLKVTELEIKEMFLLPDMNSQMLLRWSKLLEYDFFRIYSQHLILYAPPSSTEKNTEAKNGALPVFRKNIYTKEIIDFIMERLNNKEKTKFEIMKEYGIPKSTLYKWIHKYNDKP, from the coding sequence ATGGAAACAATAAATAACAATACTACATATAAGTTCAAAGATATTCATATAGGAAAAATGATTGAAGAAAGATGGAGTGAGAAAAATATTAATATAGTCAGAACATGCAATTTCCTGAAAGTTACCGAGCTTGAAATAAAGGAAATGTTTTTATTACCGGATATGAACAGCCAGATGCTTCTGCGCTGGAGTAAGCTGTTAGAATATGATTTTTTTCGGATATATAGTCAGCATCTGATCCTTTATGCCCCACCATCATCAACCGAAAAAAATACAGAAGCAAAGAACGGCGCACTACCTGTTTTCCGTAAAAACATATATACTAAGGAAATTATTGACTTTATCATGGAGAGATTAAATAATAAGGAAAAAACAAAATTCGAAATTATGAAGGAATATGGAATTCCTAAAAGCACTTTGTATAAATGGATACACAAATACAATGATAAGCCTTAG
- a CDS encoding helix-turn-helix domain-containing protein, with protein MMTNSTEQKLLVKLQEFEKSGLYLQNCFSLSSLVVHCETNSKYLSHIIKKYRGKDFNNYINELRINYILEKLGKYPQYRNYKMATLAAEAGFSSPNKFAMVFKKHTSISPSLFVKHLADKHTESLMRQEVCDDI; from the coding sequence ATGATGACCAATAGTACAGAACAAAAGCTTCTTGTTAAACTTCAGGAATTTGAAAAATCCGGACTTTATCTGCAAAACTGTTTTTCTTTATCATCCTTGGTAGTACATTGCGAAACCAATAGTAAATATCTTTCTCATATAATAAAAAAATACAGGGGTAAAGATTTTAATAATTACATTAATGAACTGAGAATAAATTACATTTTGGAAAAGCTTGGAAAATATCCGCAATACAGAAATTATAAAATGGCTACATTAGCCGCAGAAGCTGGTTTTTCGTCTCCAAATAAGTTTGCAATGGTTTTTAAAAAACACACTTCAATTTCACCTTCACTTTTTGTAAAACATTTGGCAGACAAGCATACTGAATCTTTAATGAGGCAAGAAGTATGCGACGATATATGA